TTGGGAGACGCAGTGGTCGAATTCTTGTCCTCGATCCATTTATTCTTCACCTTTCCAGAACTGGAAGAAGGAGGATTGGCCACTTATAGAGCCGCTATAGTACAGAACCAACATCTTGCAGTTTTAgcgaaaacattgaaactcGACCAATTCATGCTGTACGCCCATGGATCTGACCTGTGCCATGACTTGGAGCTTCGGCACGCCATGGCTAACTGTTTTGAAGCCGTTATGGGAGCGCTTTTTCTGGATGGCGGCATAGAGGTGGCCGACAAAGTGTTTTCCGATACCCTATTCAAAGATTCGGAACTGTTAGAAGTGTGGATCAACCTTCCTCTACACCCTTTACAAGAACAAGAACCAGAAGGTGATAGGGAATGGATTCCTAAATTTGAACTCTTGCAAAAATTGACCAAGTTCGAGGAATCCATTGGTGTGGAATTCAATCACATACGCTTGTTAGCTAGAGCGTTCACTGATAGGAGCGTGGGGTATACTAACCTCACAATGGGTTCCAACCAAAGATTAGAATTCCTTGGGGATACCGTTCTACAACTTATCGCTTCCGAATACCTCTACAAATTTTTTCCCGAACATCACGAAGGCCATTTGTCTCTCCTAAGGAGTTCGTTAGTTAATAATAGAACTCAGGCTGTCGTTTGTGACGATTTAGGAATGGCGAATTACGCAGTCTATAACAACCCAAAGGCTGAATTGAAAACCAAGGATCGGGCCGATTTACTTGAAGCATTTATTGGAGCACTTTATGTCGATCAAGGCTTGGAACACTGTGAAGTTTTTTGCCAAGTGACTTTATTCCCGAGGTTGCAAGATTTTATAATGAACCAAGACTGGAACGATCCAAAATCGAAGTTACAACAGTGCTGTCTAACTTTAAGGACGATGGATGGTTCAGAACCTGATATCCCTGTCTACAAAGTGATAGAATGTAAAGGGCCGACAAATACTAGGGTTTACACAGTAGCAGTTTATTTCAGAGGAAAACGTTTAGCTCACGCCGTGGGGCACAGTATCCAGCAAGCCGAAATGAATGCAGCCAAGAAGGCTTTGAAAATATCAGAAAACCTATTTCCTCAACTTGATCACCAGAAGAGGGTCATTGCTAAAAGCTTGAAGaaacaaaaaaccaaaaaacaTGAAAGTAGGTCCAGGAGTGTGAAATCGCCTGAGCAGTATTCGAAGAAGAAATGTCGATCTAGGAGTATTTCTTCTGGCAGGTCGAGAAGTAGATCGCGCGCGTCAGGTACCTCATCCGTCAGATCGAAACATAAATATTCGGGTGTTGATTCGCCCAACCGATCCAGATCATCGATCAGATCGGAAAAAAGTAAAACCAGCAAATCTAGCAGCAGTTCTAGCGATGAAAGATCGAATCCTAGATCTTCGAAAATGTCTTCTGATTCGGAAGATTCTCATAAAAGGTTCTCATATGCCAAAATTAGACGCAGGATGAAAAGAAAGAGATATAGTTCCACATCTTCATCAAGTAGTAGTGATATTTCTAAAACCTCGAATTCATCTGATGATGATACTGTGatatcaagttttaaaaattatttgggCCTCTAGAGGGACTCTTGAGCTTATACCTCAGAGTAACAAAGTTACTCTGTTACTCTGAGGCTTATACCACTTGGAAATCAAATGCTGCCAACTGCATCATGAAAATAACTGCTCATTCTTCAGCTGTATAGGTTAATGTAGCATGTACACAGCAATCCAAAATGATTAATAATGTTTTTGTTGCAACTAAAATAGTGCGACTTTGAATTCATTGGTATTAATATGTATatataatgattattattaattattacatTTGCGAAGTATCTGCCAGGTTTTTGTTATAATTCTGTCTCCAAATTCATTTATCTCTAGTCAGTAAGGTTTTGTAAGAATGTTcgattgttatttttatggaattCATTACTTAAAATATTAATGTGAACAATATTTATCGTTTAAGCCGAGAATACACAAGTCCTCAAATTGTAAACAGTACCTTGCATGCCACCAGATGTTATGTCCAGACAACAAGGATATATTGTTTAGTTGAACTGGTTAGTGTTATGCCAATAACTTACATAAAGTATAACGTTGAGGGGAACAAATTTTTGAGATAGTTACTTACTTAGCAGTTTCCCTAGTTCAAGCTGCAGACATGCTAGCATCAAGTCACTGGTATGTGTATTGCCGGTTCAAATGAGGAATTAAATAATTGAAAgtgtcaatttaaaaaaatactatATCTGAAGATGTCAGCAATATTTTTACAAAATACGAGTGGTAAAGGCTCAGATGATGTCCGATTATGTAATTATATATGTGAtgtaaataaatgaattttatcaTGTTTCCCTTTTTGATAGTTCCTTTTTTCCCGTCGTGTCAAACAAATCAATGCTCTACACAATTTTGTAGAAAGTAACATATGTATCAATAATGTGAAAGAAATATAAAGTATCAGCGCAAAAATAGCAGTCAAAAGCGTCATGTACAATCAAAACTATGTATTTGCCACATGTATTGTATTTGTTGTTGATTATCCAATAGTTGATGATAAATTTTTTGGTTTTGGACTTTTGATGTTATACAACTGGAATTAAATTATAAAAACTCATCCATGTGTTAATATTAAATCATGGGTGACCTCAAATATGCGCAGTGGGGAACGAGGGTTCGACCCTCTTTAATATATAACAGCGTTGTTTTATCCCTTTTTCCCAACGGCTTGTCACGCCCTTGTGTTGAATGCATATACTAATTCATCTATTAACAGTACATAATTCGGAATTATAACCTCtggatatcaaataagttatAAAAATTAAATAACAATTGAGCCTACAACAGTGCCATCGAAAAAACCTTCAAGGGGATTTCCTCGGATTCATAGAAGAATTCCAGTTCTTCCAAAAGTTTCTTTACCTTTCTCAATCCTGTGATGGTAACACTGTATGTCAAACAGCTGATTTTACATGACAGACGACACGACCAGTCCTTTAGTTGACTTGACGTTTAGTGTGTTTTCCCGATAATGCATGTGGAAAGCTGAAGGAAATTTGTTATTCACATATTACTTGGGAATTCGTGATGATTGTTGAATACAGTATAGAAATTACTGGAAATATAGTTTTCCGATCGGCATTTTTCTCTTCTGCTTCAAATTAATTCACAATGCTCCAACATGGTTTTAAATTTTATATTGCGAGTTGAAAAATTATAAAGTGGCTGTGAAAATATTCTTctaattataattacatcatttAATTGGTAAGTATAAAAACAATGTTTATTAAAAGTTTCGTACCAGGTATAATTATTGTACCTCTATCAACTATATGCTTAATAGATTCCCCAGTCCACTCTTTGAAAATTGGTCTCCAAAATATTTGCTGGGAATCCCCTTTGGTGAAGAAAAATCTCATTCCCTAACTTTCCCGCATTCAAAACAATCTattaacacgttgagcgccacAGCGGTCCATAGGGACCGCTGATAGTCTTACTTGTAGGACCACGGCGGTCCGTAGGGACCGCTGTTTTGGAATTTACGACTACTTTTAAgtagtattttttttcgaatttttattcgaaaaaaattgaacaggtgTTGTTATGGTTATAATAAGGAGATTGGACTCGACAAATTTCACCTGTACAGCATCTGCTGTGCGTTTCTAAATTTCTGGGGAGCAGAGCGGTCCCGTGGGATCGCTCatcaatattcttgatatcAGGCGATATTGCACTTTTAGGGAAAATCTGATCAAAGGGATTATCTATATGATATAAGAGCAAAACAAAATATCGACACAAAATATTTGGccccacaagaaaatatatcgatattttgatggcgctcaacgtgttaaCTATCTAAATTATACGGATACACTTAGCGAAGTTCATTATCTTTGTTGATAAAAGTTTCCAGAAGTATTTGGGTAAACAAAAATTTAAGTGTGTTTGCATAAGCAAAAGTGTCTGAGATAAGGAATTTTCTTGGGATTCCAAATTTTTGCGCTTCGCTCTGATCGATTCCaaatttgcgaaaaaatttaaacacGCGTGTTATTAATTTGATCATTTTTCCGTTAGCGAATCGTACATGGAAAATcgataaaattccaaaaaaatagtTTCGCATCACCTCAGATCATTGTTCACTTCTAAATATACCGGCAAGTTCAGTGAGTACACGAAAATTGCTATTTCGCAAATAATTTAAATGTGCGCGCCCCTATGTCATTCACCTATGCACATTTTATCAACTTTTTATTCTCAGCAAGTTCCATCTTTCACAAAATGGTAATGGACCTAATGTACACACTTTTTATACAAAAACTAAGTTATTTTTCGTACCAGTGGAAATTTGGTGTGTGAAAAATCAACATACACTTGACAACTATTGCGCACGTAAACTCTTGTTTAtttaagtattattattattgatggAATGAGATAAGATTGAAAAATGCATTGTCATATTTTATTAGACGCAAATCGCGTGAATGATTTTTACGCAGTGTCATGCACGTGAAAATAAGCTGCCTCCTCACGCTTATTTGACTGGATAACATTACAGAGAAATAAATTCTTATTATTTGTACGAATTCTTTACTTTTTGTCGATCTTGTATGCGAAGTGTCTCGTGACATGTTATTTCGCCCCTCTTTTGTTACGGTTCCGTATTTTTTTCGATCATTTTATTTATGATACATATTATTTCCCAATAAAATTATCACTGCTTGATATAGTTGAATGGCCGTggataatatttatattttgaaacattttgtgTTGAGTTCAACTTGAATCCATGGAAACATCATTCGATTATATCATTCGGTCTATACTCTCGATGGAAATTGCATTATCTTGACCTTCAAATTTGGGCTAAATTGGTTGTTAGTGGATGCCATAACTAACATAACTAGACCCATATCATTCGAACTGGAGAATGACTTGCGAAATATGGGATGACTATGCTCTTTTCAAACAAGAACCCAAACTTTTCAAGCTCGTCGCACCTTGACTGTAACTATCGCCAGTCATCGAACTTGATTGGGAAAGAAAGAGTAACCACAAGTTGCGTGAAATTCATATGACTGTAGATAAACGAAATGTATTTTCAATTTCTATCATAACAAATATGCAGAGGTCTTTATGAATGATTGTAACATTGTGGCGTTCTTCTAAGTTTCCAAAAAATCATTGGAATCTGCCAAATGCGATGATATATTTCAACGCCCACTGCTATATTACATTCACTCATAAAGATCGGCTGCAAggatttcaaattttcttatttttcatatgGAGGACCGTCTACACTAAATAGTAACAAGGGTCCAAGTTTTAAGTTTGGCTACAAAGTTTTGATTGAAGTTGTGATTTATTCTTTTATCTCCTTTCCTATTTGAATATGGCTTATAGTCGATAAGTTGAAGGAGAAAACTATATAGAAAATCTTGTCTAGGACTGATGGAGTCGATATATAAAGTTTTGCAGCATTTATCAATAGACTGTTTATTCTGTTCGCCAAATATTTGCACTCAAAGTGTCTTGTCATGGAGTTTACTTACACTTGGAAACCGAAAAATATCTCATGATAGGAAAAATGAAGTAGGCCTCTCCTACGATCGATTTTTTTACATCATCAGTCGGATTAGAGAAATTTACATATCTAATATGTACCACCACGCGTTGCGCTGTTTCGTGAATCATTATTTTGGTGATTTCATGATGAGTGCTGTTTATTATCAAAATTATTATTAGTGCATTGAAACTTCATCTATTAGTCAGGTATCGCGAAGGAGGTTCACCTCAATAATTCTCCGCAAATCTATCGATTATCTACCGATCCTTTGAAGTGAGTGAAAAGTTTCTTATTTACGTAGCATTTTCTGGGAATAATGTATCCAATTTTATTAGTTTAAATTCGAGTGGTTTTTTGTTAATGTCGAACCTTGACCTTCTATTTGGCTCTGTGTTTATTTTATAATACGTCGATTTAAAGGTATAATCAGAAATTTACATTACGCATTTAGGGCTTAACCACAATCTTCACATAAAATTATGTTTTATCAGTCTCTGACGAAGAATGATATTGATATTACTTGTtcttaaataaattttttatttggaaTGATGGAcaaaatttccagaaaatttttTCGGACTATGGAAATCTTtaccaagaaaaaaaaagatttattgcGTAATTTTAGGCAATGGGCAAGGTCAGGGTACACTAAAAACTTTAAGTAGAGTGCTGATTAAAAATTGAGACAAATCTACAGTAAATGAACGTTACCTTTTCCTCCAGAACATGAAATTCCATTAGATTTGATCATATTTTTGGAAAAGGATTCAAATTATGATTACTCTTGAATCGCTCACCGACCTTGAAATgcaattatgaaaatttttaccaaaaaaaCTTGTATGATTGAGCCTGTCGCTTTTTCCTCAGAATGAAAATGGACAAGGAAGATAAATTTTTGGTACAGTGTACATCTGGCCAATGCGACAATGCAGAACTGGAGTTCCAAATGATAGGATACATCAAAGAGGCCATGAAAGTGAGCaaaaacctaaaatttttcGCAATAATATAAAATGAAGCTTTTTTTAGGCTATGGAACTGATGCGGTTCCATCAGATGCTCACGGACGTTGTCCTAGAAGTGGGAACTGAAAAATTCCACGCACACAGGGTTGTATTAGCCGCAGCCAGTCCGTATTTCAAAGCAATGTTCACCGGAGGCCTGAAAGAATGCGATAATAAAACTGTGAAACTGGAAGGGGTGTCCCCTACAGCCATGAAGATATTGATACATTTCATATACACGGGGAAAATGAAAGTTACAGAGAACATTGTGTGTCAGTTGCTACCAGCCGCAGCGATGTTTCAAGTAAGTTTATAAAATAGGACTTTCAGGATCATGTACAATGTTGATCTGTGTCTTTCTAGGTGACCAATGTCATTGAAGCGTGCTGTGATTTCCTCGAAAAGCAACTGGACCCAAGCAACGCAATTGGAATAGCGAACTTCGCTGAAAATCACGGTTGTTTGAGTCTCTACAGAAAAGCCAACACGTATATCGAAAGACATTTTCGTGAGGTTTGTCGCAATGCTTATACCCAATACCACAGTCTATGACCATTTCTTAGTAGGTAGCACAggaagaagaattttttcaattgaattcttCAGAATTAATTAGGCTGATAAGGAAAGACGAGCTGAATGTCCAGGAGGAGAAAGAAGTGTACAACGCAGTTTTGAAATGGGTCGAGTATAACCCGAATAGACAGAACGAGATGGAGATCATTCTAAGTGCAGTTCGTTGCCAATTCTTGCCTCCTAAGTTTCTGAACGACCAAATGAAAAATTGCGAATTCATAAAGAAGGCTCCTGCTTGCAAGGAATATCTAGCAAAAATATTCAAGGTGACTGAAGTTCGctagtttttcatttcattcagtttCCGTTGTtactttattaatattattttcaagGACCTCACGCTACATAAACGCACAAAAGAAAAAGAGAGAACACCATGTATTCCAAGGGTGATATATGTGACAGGAGGTTACTTGAGGCAGTCTTTAGATATCGTGGAAGGCTTCAATGTAGATAACAAGACTTGGAAGAAGATGGATTCGTTGACCATACCGAGATCAGGTCTTGGTGGAGCTTTCCTGAAAGTAAAAACCCTTTCAGTACAAGTTTTATATAGAATTTTGAATTCATTCCTTTCTCAGGGTATGTTCTACGCTGTTGGAGGAAGAAATACATCCCCTACTCAGAGTTACGACTCTGATTGGGTAGAAAGATACAACCCGGTTAAAGACCAATGGAGAGTTTGTAGCCCAATGTCGGTACCAAGGAATAGGGTAGGCGTGGCTGTCATGGATGGACTACTTTATGCTGTAGGAGGAAGTGAAGGATCCAAATATCTCAACTCAGTTGAATGGTAAGATAATCCGAAATGTCATTTGTCAAACTTATGTCATGTGTCATAGATGTCATTCCGTGAGGCGAATTTTTAGAAAAATTGTCTTATTTTGATTGCAGTTATGACCCTGATACAGACAAATGGGCTCCTGTTAAGTCTATGCATTACAACAGGCTAGCCTTGGGTGTAGCCGTAGTCAACAGGCTCTTATATGCCATAGGGGGCTACGACGGTACCAACAGGCATAATTCAGCGGAATGCTATCATCCAGAAAATGATGAGTGGACAATGATCAATCCGATGCACATTCCCAGAAGTGGAGCAGGTACAAATAATTGTCGAGATAACTTAATAGTTATGAATATATTGTGTGCTTTCCTTACAGGTGTAGCAGCTATTAACCAATACATTTTTGTGATTGGTGGTTATGACGGAACGAGACAACTGAATCAGGTTGAAAGATATGATACAGAAAAAGGAGAATGGATGTTTGTAGCACCAATGAAAAAAGCGAGGAGCGCATTGAGTGTAACCGTTCTAGACTGCAAGATTTATGCTATAGGTAAACTATTGAATTCCCGTCTAATAAGGAAGTTTTAATTTGTCTGGTTTCATTGTTTCAGGAGGATACGACGGTTCGAATTTCTCGAATAGTGTTGAAATTTACGACCCCATCAAAAACGAATGGACTGATGGTGTATGCTTAACAGCTGGAAGATCTGGTCACGCCAGCGCTGTCTGTTACCAACCTCCGAGTACCTTACCTGGCTGTCGTTAAGATATGAGCTTAATTTGAAGAACAGAGATCTtaattgaaagatattttggacTCCGAACTGTTATCGTG
Above is a window of Coccinella septempunctata chromosome 5, icCocSept1.1, whole genome shotgun sequence DNA encoding:
- the LOC123313514 gene encoding kelch-like ECH-associated protein 1, which gives rise to MKMDKEDKFLVQCTSGQCDNAELEFQMIGYIKEAMKAMELMRFHQMLTDVVLEVGTEKFHAHRVVLAAASPYFKAMFTGGLKECDNKTVKLEGVSPTAMKILIHFIYTGKMKVTENIVCQLLPAAAMFQVTNVIEACCDFLEKQLDPSNAIGIANFAENHGCLSLYRKANTYIERHFREVAQEEEFFQLNSSELIRLIRKDELNVQEEKEVYNAVLKWVEYNPNRQNEMEIILSAVRCQFLPPKFLNDQMKNCEFIKKAPACKEYLAKIFKDLTLHKRTKEKERTPCIPRVIYVTGGYLRQSLDIVEGFNVDNKTWKKMDSLTIPRSGLGGAFLKGMFYAVGGRNTSPTQSYDSDWVERYNPVKDQWRVCSPMSVPRNRVGVAVMDGLLYAVGGSEGSKYLNSVECYDPDTDKWAPVKSMHYNRLALGVAVVNRLLYAIGGYDGTNRHNSAECYHPENDEWTMINPMHIPRSGAGVAAINQYIFVIGGYDGTRQLNQVERYDTEKGEWMFVAPMKKARSALSVTVLDCKIYAIGGYDGSNFSNSVEIYDPIKNEWTDGVCLTAGRSGHASAVCYQPPSTLPGCR